The Fundidesulfovibrio magnetotacticus genome includes the window CTCGGTGAGCCTGGTGGACGGCGTGACGGCCATGCACGTGCGCGGCCCGGCCAAGGGCGAGCCCTTCCAGCTGGGCCTCCTGGGCGCGGCGGCCGACCCCGTGGCCCTGGACCAAACCCTCCACGCCGTGCTGGGGCTGCCCCCGGAGGCCACGCCCCTGGGGCGCGAGGCGGGCAGGCGCGGACTGCTGGGACCCGTGGAGACCCCGTTGCGCCAGCCCGGCGACTTCGACGCGCGCGGCTTCGTTCTCCCCGGGAAGCTGGCCCCCGTGGCCTTCGACGCGGGGCGCTTCGTGCGCGGCAGGCTCCGGAGCCTGTGGCTGCGCCTCACCTGCGGGAGGGCCTCGTGACGGGGCTTTCGCGTGAGCGTCACGTGGTGGCGGGTCGGGTTCAGGGCGTGGGGTTTCGTCCCTTCGTCTACCGGCTGGCCCTGGAATCCGGCGTGACGGGGTTCGTGCGCAACGCCCCCGAGGGTGTGGTCATCGAGGTGCAGGGGCCGTCCGAGGCCCTCGAATCCTTCGCCAGGAGCTTCCGCGAGACCCTTCCGCCCCTGGCCCTGGTGGTGGAGCATTCCCGCGCAGGGGTCCCCGTCGTGGAGGCCGAGGAGGGCTTCGCCATCCTGAAGAGCGCGGCCGGGACCGGCCACCACGTGCTCGTGAGCCCGGACATCGCCACCTGCCCGGACTGCCTGGCCGACATGGCCGATCCGGCCGGACGCCGCCGCGACTATCCCTTCACCAACTGCACCAACTGCGGCCCGCGCTACACCATCACCAGGAGCCTCCCCTACGACCGCTCCGTGACCTCCATGGCCTGCTTTCCCCTCTGCGAGGCCTGCCGCGCCGAATACGAAGACCCCCTGGACCGGCGCTTCCACGCCCAGCCCAACGCCTGCCCGGCCTGCGGCCCGCGCCTCTGGCTGGCCGACCGCAAAGGGCGGGCCCTGGCCCGGAACGGCAAGGCCGTGGACAAGGCGGCGAAAGAGCTGGGCCGTGGGGCCATCCTGGCCCTCAAGGGCCTGGGAGGCTTCCATCTGGCGGCCGACGCCTTCAACCACGACGCCGTGGCCGCGCTGCGCCGCCGCAAACGCAGGCCGAGCAAACCCCTGGCCGTGATGGTGGCGGATTTGGCCGCCCTGCGCGCCCTAGCCGAGCCCTCTCCGGAGGAGGCCCGGATGCTCGAAGGGCGCGAGCGGCCCATCGTGCTGGTGCGCCTGCGGCCCGGCACGGGGCTCTCGCCGCTTGTCTCGCCCGACACCATGGAACTCGGCGTCATGCTGCCTTACACGCCCCTGCACCACGTGCTCCTGGCCCGCCTTGGGGAGTTGCGCGGCGCGCCAGCCGCCCTGGTGATGACCAGCGGCAACGCCAGCTCCGAACCCCTCTGCCTGGGCAACCGCGAGGCCCTGGCCCGCCTGGGCGGCATCGCCGACCGCTTCCTGCTGCACGATCGCGACATCCTCGTACGCACCGACGACTCCGTGGTCCGCTTCCTGAAACCCCAAGGCGGCGAGCCCAGGCTCCAGTTCCTGCGCCGCGCCAGGGGCTGGACGCCCAGTCCGGTCTTCCTGGCGTCCAAGGGGCCGAGCGTCCTGGGCGTGGGGCCGGAACTCAAGAACACCGTGTGCGTCACCAAGAACGATCAGGCCTTTCTGAGCCAGCATGTGGGCGACATGGGCAACCTGGAGACGGCCCGGTTCCACAGGGAGGTCGTCGAGCACCTGTGCGGCATGCTCCAGGTGCGCCCCGAGCTGGCGGTGGCGGACAAACACCCGGACTACCTCTCCACGCGCTGGGCTCTAGAGGAAAGCGGGCTGCCCGTGGCGCGCCTGCAGCACCACTTCGCCCACGTCTTCGCGGCCATGGCCTCCAACCGTCTGGACGAGCCCGTGCTGGGCCTTGCCCTGGACGGATCGGGCCTGGGCGACGACGGCACGATCTGGGGCGGGGAATTCCTCTACGTGGACCCGCGCGACCTGACCATGCGCCGCGCGGGGCACTTCGCGCCCATGCGCCTGCCAGGGGGCGAGGCGGCCATCCGCGAGCCGTGGCGCATGGCCGCGGCCTGCCTCAAGGCCGTAGGGCGCGACCCTCTCTCCCTGGGCCTGCCCTGGATCGAAGGGCGCGCCCAGGCCGCGTCGCTGGTCTGCTCCATGCTTGAAAAGGGGATCAACAGCCCCGTGACCACCAGCTGCGGCAGGCTCTTCGACGCCGTGAGCGCCCTGGCCGGGCTGTGCGATCGCGCGGAATACGAAGGTCAGGCCGCCATCCGCCTGGAGGCCGCCGCATCGGGGCTCCCGGAGGGAAGCGCCGAGGGCTACGATTGCCCCCTCCAGGAAGGGGACCCGGTCGTGCTGGACACCCTGGCCCTGTTCGACCAGGCAGTGCGGGACATCCTGGCGGGCGCGGCGGCGCGGCAGGTCTCCCGGCGCTTCCATCACGGTTTGTGTACGGGATTGGCTGAATGCGCATGGAACCTGTGCAAAAAACTCGGAACGCGACGTATTGTCTTGAGCGGTGGCGTATTTCTCAATGGCTCTTTGTCCACACTGCTGCCGAAGTTGCTTGACGCCAGAGGTGCAATGATAGATATGCATTGGCAAGAGCCTCCCGGGGACGGATGCATATCCCTCGGCCAGGCGCTTTACGGCAAATGGGTTCTTGAAGGACGGGGAGAAGGCGTCTCCGGGTGATGCCGCATCGGAATCGATTGTCCGTATTGTTTGACTCTTCGGAAGTGCGTTCGCTTGATGACAGTCGTGTGTCAAAAGGGGCTTGAGTGCACAGAAATGAAGGATTGTGTGGAAAGATGTCGGATGGTTGCGTGTTTTTCGCCAGAGACATGGAGGGAAACCCTACTTTTTTGCTTGCCTCTTGCTGTTTGTTATATATAGAAAAGAGTACGCCGTGTGGCGCGGGCTCAGGAGCCAGGCGGGATGTCCACCGCTTGTCCGGCGCTGATCGGGAGTGAGCCCTGCCCGTGCGTGGGGCCTTCGGGGCCTCAGGCGGACAAAGTGTAAGTGAAGCAGTAAGAACCGCCTCGGTGATGGCCAGGTGGACGCATTCAGCGGATAGAATCGATAGGATCAAAAACGGAGCGCGCCGGGAACCAGCCGGGCGCCACGAGGTAACCATGTACAACGCATTCGACGAGGCTTTGGAGCGCATCAAGCGTGCGACGGGCGCACGCACTCAGGTCGATCTGGCTGCTATTCTGGGCATCCGCCAGTCGAGCATTTCCGACGCGAAAAGGCGTCAGTCCATTCCCGCGGACTGGCTGCTCAAGCTCTATCGCAGCCATGGCCTCAATCCCGACTGGGTTTCCAGCGGCGATCAGCCCCAGGTGCTGCGCGAGGGCATGGCCCTCCCCGTGGGCGTGATGGAGCCCGGGGCCGGCTACAACGCCGACAAGCCAAAATCGCGCACGGTGACCGTGAGCTCCATGACGGGCGTCATCGCCGAGGACGGCTCCTTCCAGGAGCGTCCGGTGGAGATGATCTCCATCCCCGAGCCTTTCGTCTGCCCCGGCCTCACGGTGCTCAAGATGGAGCACCAGAACATGGACCCCCTGCTGCGTCGCGGCGCCTACCTGGGTCTGGGCAAGGAGCAGCGCCAGCTGCGCTCCGGCGAGATATTCGCCGTGGCCGTGCCCAACGAGGGGCTTGTCATCCGCCGCCTCTTCAACGATTTCGAGAACAACAGGGTGATTCTTCGCAGCGAAAACCCTTCCTACAAGGAAGAATATATCTCGGCGACCGCCCTGGCCGGCAATATCGTGGGACGCGTCTGCTGGGTGCTCCAGGAGCTCTAGACCCTTACGCCTGAGGCTGGTCTCCGGCTTCAGGGTGTGACCATTCGTACGGTTTGGCGAACAGACTGCCGGTGTACAACCGGCAGTCTGTTCGCATTTTTACGTATAGGTTGGCGGTGAGGTTTTCGCTTGGCATTGAGGGTGTTCTGCATCTTTTGCAGGACATTCGATGGCATGGGCTTGCTTTTCGGGCTAGCCGATGGTAATATTCTCCTTGGTAATAATCTGTATAGACAACGCCAAGGAGTTTGGTTGATGCCTCTGTGTTCGCACCGCGCCGATACGGGCCAGAAAAGCCGCAAAGGAAGCAAATCCGAGTTCGATCTGGGGTTCGATCGCATCCGGGAGGCCCTTGGCTTCAAGTCCCAGGTTCGTCTGGCCGAGGTGCTGGGCATCTGCCAGTCGAGCATCTCCGATGCGAGTCGGCGCGGAGTCATACCCGGCGAATGGGCGCTCAAGCTCTACCAGAAGCACAGGCTGAACCCCCTCTGGGTCTACGACGGCCTTCCGCCCGTGTTCCTGGGGCAGGCGGCCCTGGGCGCGGCGGACACGGCCTTTGCGGGTTCCGCGTCGTTTCTGCTGAACTATCCCGATCGGTCGTTGGTCTATTTCCAGATGCGCGACGCCTCGATGGCCCCGGTGATCCCCAAAGACTCCTTCGTGGGCGTCGACACGCGCGTGCGGGGCGCGACGCCCGAAGGCCTCTACGGCGTGGATCTGCCGCTGGAGGGGCGCACCGTGCGCGCCGTGCGCTTCGCCCCCGACCAGCAGGGCGTGATGCTGCATGCCGAAGATGACCGTGTGCCCCCCCAACGCCTGTCTCTTCAGGAAGCGCAGGTGCGCCTTGTGGGGCGCGTTGTCTGGGTGATGTTCAGCACCTAGCGCGTCGTTGTCCGGCCTGGGGACGGCGGCAGCCGACCCGATGGCGCTGGAGGTTTCACCCCGGCGACGGCCGTCCTGGCGGACGCGATGGCGGGCGCGGAATGTCGGGGCCTCCGGGCCAGCCTCTCCGGCGGGTTCGCCCCTTCGGTCGCTTGTCGCGGCTTGTTGCGCACCCCGCCATGTCCCCGGGGCGAACGGCCTCGTGCCTCACACATTCCTCACTGCCAAACGTCGCATGTCCCCGGTCCATCTTCCGGGGCCGCGTCGGCGCGTTCGCCCGGGCCGGGCGGCCTTTGGCGCTGCAGTTCCCCCAGGCGGATCGCGGCCTGCACCGGTCGGCCCTGCCAAGCCTGCGCGCCGGGCGCGACAACCGGACCGATTTCCGCTAGAATACCCTCCCGTCTTGCAAGGGAGGAATCATGCCGGACTCCAAGACCACCGTTCCCTCCGTGACCCGCTCCAAGGGCGAGCGCAAGCTTGTGGTGATCACCGCCTACGACGCGGGCCAGGCCGCCCTGGCCGAGGCCGCCGGAGCGGACATCCTGCTGGTGGGCGATTCCCTGGCCATGGTGGTGCTCGGGCATCCCGACACCCTGAGCGTGACCATGGACGAGATGCTCCACCACGTGAAGGCCGTGTCGCGCGGGGCTTCCAAAGCCCTGGTGGTGGCGGACATGCCCTTCATGTCCTACCAGGCCGACGTGGCCGAAGCCGTGCGAAACGCCGGGCGCATGCTCAAGGAAGGCAGGGCCCAGGCCGTGAAAGTGGAAGGCGGAGCGGAGATTGCCCCCCAGGTTCGCGCCATGACGGCCTCGGGCATCCCCGTGGTGGGCCACCTGGGGCTTACCCCCCAGCACGTGGCGGCTTTCGGGGGGTTCCGCGTGCAGGCCCGCACGGCGCGCGACGCCCGCAGGCTCCTGGACGACGCCCTGGCCGTGGCCCGGGCGGGAGCGTTCGCCCTCGTGCTGGAGTGCGTCCCCCGCGAGGTGGCCCGGATCGTGACTGGGCGCGTGGACGTGCCCACCATCGGCATCGGCGCGGGACCGGATTGCGACGGCCAGGTGCTCGTCTACCACGATCTCCTGGGCCTGGGAGGCGGCTTCTCCCCGCGCTTCGTCAAGCGCTACGACGACCTGGGCGCGCGCACGCGGGAAGCCCTTTCGCGGTTCGCCGCGGAGGTGCGCGACGGAACGTTCCCTGGGCCGGAACACGGCTTCGCCATGAACGAGGCCGAGTGGGAGCGCCTTGCCTCAGATCTGGAAGAATCCTGAGGCGGCGTCGACGGACGGTCTCCGGTCTTCCTCCCGCAGGCCCTGGCAGTGCACGCAGAGAGTGGCCATGGGCTGGACAGCGAGTCTGGCCGGCGCGATGTTCTCGCCGCAATCCTCGCAGATGCCGTACTCCCCGGCCTCGATGCGGGCCAGGGCTTCGCGGATGGCTTCCAGGGCCTGGCGGTCGCGTTCGCGCATGAGCAGGGTGAAATTGCGGCCGGACTCCATGCTGGCGCGGTCCGCGATGTCAGGCGGAAGGCCTTCCGCGTTGGCCAGCGCGTCCACGGACGAGCGTAGCTTGTCGGTTGTGTGGGCCATCATGGCGTTGAGGGTGGCGGCATACGACTGGAGCATCTGGGCTGTCATGGTTTCCCTCCCGTTTGATGCGGTCGGCGCGGAGGGGCCGCGCCGGACTTCCTTGCCGTGTGCCGTATGCCCTGGCGGTGTTTCGCCGCTGTTTCGGGTGAGTGACAATGCCGGGACGCTCGGGGAATTCGCCTTCCGGTGGCCCGGCGGTCTTGATTTTTTCGGCTCGTCATTTCATGAGAAGGCGTCGGCGAAGTTCCCGGAGTTGCATGGGAGCTTCAATCCGCATCCGAGGTGGTATTTGGAATGAACGTTAAAGTCTACGACGAGGATGTCCGGGAATTTATCCGGCAGCAGCGCGGCGTGTTTCTGGTTCTCTCGCATGATCCGCATTTCAACAAAAACCTCCGCAGCACGCTGCTCAGGCATTTGCACGTCAAGGATGATTGCGTGTTCAACGTGGTCAATCAAGAGCAGCTGTACAAAGAACTGAGGCAGCTTACAGGCCAGAGCTACAGGGTCGTCTTTTTTGTAGAGCGCGAGATCAACGGAAAATTCTGCAACGATCTCGTTCAATTCATCAAGAATCAATATCCCGAGGTGCTCACCATCATCCTCACCAACGAGGTTGCCCGGGAGATCCTCATCTATCTGCATGAGATCGGCGCCAACAACGTGATCACAAAGCCCATCTCAGCAGACATGCTCATCGAGAAGATCGCCTTCACCATCAAGCCGCGCGGACAACTGGGCGATCTCATCGATACAGGTAAGAAACTCAACGAAAACGGAAAGTTTGAAGAGGCGCGGGCCATTGCGGCCAAGATTCTCGAGATCAAGCCCGGCAGCCCTGCAGCCCTGCTGCTCCTGGGCGACGCCTACAAGGGGCAGGGCAGGATGGAGGAGGCCCTGGGCGCTTTCACCGAAGCCGCCAAAAACGGCAAGCTCTTCCTGGACCCCATCAAGAAGATCGCCGACCTCCACAAGGAGACCGGCAACGTCAAGGAAGAAACGAAGTATCTCGAAAAACTCGATAAATTGTCGCCGCTCAACGTGGACCGCAAGATCGCCATCGGCGACAACTACATGGCCCTGGGAGAACGCGACAAGGCCGTTGGCATCTTCGACGACGCCATCAAGCTGGCCACCAAGGAGGCCATGGCCCAGGTGGGGCGCGTCACCCGCACCATCGCCGACCGCTGCATCGCCAGCGCCCCGGAACTCTCCGAGAAGTACCTGCGCCAATCCCTGGAAGCCAAGAAGGGCATGCTCGACAAGTCCGACATCGAAACCTTCAACCGCCTGGGCATCACCCTGCGCAAGCAGGGCAAGTGGGACCACGCCGTGGAGGAATACCG containing:
- the hypF gene encoding carbamoyltransferase HypF; translation: MTGLSRERHVVAGRVQGVGFRPFVYRLALESGVTGFVRNAPEGVVIEVQGPSEALESFARSFRETLPPLALVVEHSRAGVPVVEAEEGFAILKSAAGTGHHVLVSPDIATCPDCLADMADPAGRRRDYPFTNCTNCGPRYTITRSLPYDRSVTSMACFPLCEACRAEYEDPLDRRFHAQPNACPACGPRLWLADRKGRALARNGKAVDKAAKELGRGAILALKGLGGFHLAADAFNHDAVAALRRRKRRPSKPLAVMVADLAALRALAEPSPEEARMLEGRERPIVLVRLRPGTGLSPLVSPDTMELGVMLPYTPLHHVLLARLGELRGAPAALVMTSGNASSEPLCLGNREALARLGGIADRFLLHDRDILVRTDDSVVRFLKPQGGEPRLQFLRRARGWTPSPVFLASKGPSVLGVGPELKNTVCVTKNDQAFLSQHVGDMGNLETARFHREVVEHLCGMLQVRPELAVADKHPDYLSTRWALEESGLPVARLQHHFAHVFAAMASNRLDEPVLGLALDGSGLGDDGTIWGGEFLYVDPRDLTMRRAGHFAPMRLPGGEAAIREPWRMAAACLKAVGRDPLSLGLPWIEGRAQAASLVCSMLEKGINSPVTTSCGRLFDAVSALAGLCDRAEYEGQAAIRLEAAASGLPEGSAEGYDCPLQEGDPVVLDTLALFDQAVRDILAGAAARQVSRRFHHGLCTGLAECAWNLCKKLGTRRIVLSGGVFLNGSLSTLLPKLLDARGAMIDMHWQEPPGDGCISLGQALYGKWVLEGRGEGVSG
- a CDS encoding LexA family transcriptional regulator, with protein sequence MYNAFDEALERIKRATGARTQVDLAAILGIRQSSISDAKRRQSIPADWLLKLYRSHGLNPDWVSSGDQPQVLREGMALPVGVMEPGAGYNADKPKSRTVTVSSMTGVIAEDGSFQERPVEMISIPEPFVCPGLTVLKMEHQNMDPLLRRGAYLGLGKEQRQLRSGEIFAVAVPNEGLVIRRLFNDFENNRVILRSENPSYKEEYISATALAGNIVGRVCWVLQEL
- a CDS encoding LexA family transcriptional regulator, producing MPLCSHRADTGQKSRKGSKSEFDLGFDRIREALGFKSQVRLAEVLGICQSSISDASRRGVIPGEWALKLYQKHRLNPLWVYDGLPPVFLGQAALGAADTAFAGSASFLLNYPDRSLVYFQMRDASMAPVIPKDSFVGVDTRVRGATPEGLYGVDLPLEGRTVRAVRFAPDQQGVMLHAEDDRVPPQRLSLQEAQVRLVGRVVWVMFST
- the panB gene encoding 3-methyl-2-oxobutanoate hydroxymethyltransferase codes for the protein MPDSKTTVPSVTRSKGERKLVVITAYDAGQAALAEAAGADILLVGDSLAMVVLGHPDTLSVTMDEMLHHVKAVSRGASKALVVADMPFMSYQADVAEAVRNAGRMLKEGRAQAVKVEGGAEIAPQVRAMTASGIPVVGHLGLTPQHVAAFGGFRVQARTARDARRLLDDALAVARAGAFALVLECVPREVARIVTGRVDVPTIGIGAGPDCDGQVLVYHDLLGLGGGFSPRFVKRYDDLGARTREALSRFAAEVRDGTFPGPEHGFAMNEAEWERLASDLEES
- a CDS encoding TraR/DksA family transcriptional regulator, with the protein product MTAQMLQSYAATLNAMMAHTTDKLRSSVDALANAEGLPPDIADRASMESGRNFTLLMRERDRQALEAIREALARIEAGEYGICEDCGENIAPARLAVQPMATLCVHCQGLREEDRRPSVDAASGFFQI
- a CDS encoding tetratricopeptide repeat protein, which translates into the protein MLTIILTNEVAREILIYLHEIGANNVITKPISADMLIEKIAFTIKPRGQLGDLIDTGKKLNENGKFEEARAIAAKILEIKPGSPAALLLLGDAYKGQGRMEEALGAFTEAAKNGKLFLDPIKKIADLHKETGNVKEETKYLEKLDKLSPLNVDRKIAIGDNYMALGERDKAVGIFDDAIKLATKEAMAQVGRVTRTIADRCIASAPELSEKYLRQSLEAKKGMLDKSDIETFNRLGITLRKQGKWDHAVEEYRKALKISPNDAGLYYNMAMAHGEGRQFQDAYNFLDKALRINPDLWSANETVCFNIAMIYYRAAKKEQAADFLQKALSINPNFERAKAMLREMQ